GACCGTTCACGGTTTTCCCACGAGTTTATCACGACCAACAATGCCTTGGTCCAGAGTGACCAAGGGGCTTTTCGTGATGGCCGTCTGGTTATTCCTGTACGCAATGACCGCCGGACCGAGGTCAAAGGTTTCATAAACAGTGCCTCAACCTCTGGCAATACAGTGTTCATGGAACCCTATCGGCTTGTAGAGATGAACAATGCTGTGGTAATGGCAGAGAACCAGATTCTCGTAGAGATTGCAAAAATACTTTCTGAACTCAATGGCAAAATCAAATGCAGGGCCTATGAACTGAGGAAACTGCAGAAACAGGTCAGTTTTGCCGATGCCCTCTATGCAATCGCAAGATATGCTGTACTGACGCAGGCGAGTGCAACAGACCTGTCCTCAAACAAATGCAACCTGCTTGGCGCAAGACATCCGTTACTTGGATCAAAGGCCGTACCCATTAATGTCAGCCTGGATGACAAGGTCAAGGCTGTTGTCATTACCGGTCCGAATGCCGGAGGGAAAACCGTTACGATCAAGACCGTAGGTTTGCTCTCGCTGCTTAACCAATTTACTGGCTATATTCCTGCCTTGGAAGGGAGTTCCCTGCCTCTGTTTGACGACATCTATACAGACATCGGTGATGAACAGAGTATTGAGGAATCCTTATCCACATTCAGCGGACATATGAAACAGGTAGGGTTTATCCTTCAGCATATGACCGACCGTTCCCTTATCATCCTTGATGAACTGGGTAGCGGTACCGATCCGGTTGAAGGGGCTTCCCTTGCCCGAGCCACTCTCGAATATTGTATAGAAAAAGCAAAGCTTTCCTTTGTAACCAGCCACCATGGCGTTTTGAAACAATTCGCCTATGCCAAGGACAGCGTAATCAATGCTTCCATGGAGTTTGACGAAAATTCTCACCACCCAACCTTCAGGGTAATAAACGGTATTCCCGGCGATAGCCATGCACTCGATACAGCGAGGGCTATGAACCTTCCCAAAGAGGTAGTCGACAAGGCCCAGCAATACCTTGGAAGCGAAGCGATTCAAATCGGTGAAATTATCAAAGGCCTTGAAAGGAAAAAGCAGGATGCCGACCTCAGAGAAAGACACATCGAGGAACGGTATACAGCATTGCAGCAACAAGTCAGGGATATTCAGCTCAAGGAATTGAAACTGCGTCAGGAATCGCTCCTCCTCAAAGAAGAACAAGCCTCACAACTGGCCCGTTTCATGCGTGATAAGCGCAAAGAACTGGAAAACCTGGTTGCCGATTTGCGCACTGGTGAGATTACCAGGGAGAAAACGAAAAAGGTAAAAGCCTATGTCTCTTCACTGGAAGACAAACATGCCCTGACCGAATCCCAGATTGAGTCGGAGAAGGGTATGATAGAACCCCATCGGCAAGCTGGACATATCCAGTTCAAAGAACAAATGGATGTATTGTGCGGAACGGCAAAGAGAGAAGGAAGAATCATCCGCAGAGCTGCAAAGGATAGCTGGATAGTAGCTATAGGGACAATGAAATTTACGATGAAAGAGCAAGACCTTTCTTTGCCGAAACGCGATAAAAAGAAAGTAAAGGTGCTCTACCAAAGTGATGCCCCGATGCCCAAAATGGTCATAGATGTAAGGGGAATGAACCTCGAAGAGACCTTGGCAGCACTCGATGGTCAGATAGAAAGTGCCCTCGTGCATGGGATGACCACCTTTTCAGTCATACATGGGTTTGGAGATGGAATTCTCAGCCGTGGTATAGGTGACTACCTGAAAAAACACCCACGGGTTTCGGATTTCAGGTTCGCACTTCCCGAAGACGGTGGCATGGGGAAAACCTATATTATGTTGTAAGGCATTACATTTTACTCAATTGGCAAGGTTGCAACGACCTTGCTTTTTTTTGTCTCTGATACATATTTACTAATTTAGTTATTTACTAAATTTGTAAATATAATCTATACTAATGCACATGAGATATTTGTTTTCTATTGTGGAGGGGAAGTTATGGATATAAACAAGAAAAAGCTTATCGAGCAGTACAAGATGAGAAAACCCCGCATGGGATGTTTTGCTTTGGTCTGCAATCCGACAGGAGAAAAATTCATCGGGGCAGCAAAGGATTTGTCCATTATAGAGAATTCCTTGCTCTTCAGGTTATCGGTTGGAGCTTTGGGCCAGAATCCCTATTTGCAGACGTTGTATGCAAAGTATGGGCAAGATGCTTTCTCCCTGTCGATTTTGGAGGACTTGCCGTACGATAAAGAACATCCTGATAAAGACTATAAAAGTGAACTCAATACGCTCAAAGAACTGTTGATCGAGTCCAATGAAAACGCAAAGGAGCTATTAATATGAATATACCTACAAGTTTGAAACACAAACCGGTAATCGTGAGTGATAATTATGACAATGTTGATGGGCAGCACGCCTACGATTCTGACGCTAAGGGCTTGTCAGTTGGCTTGGCTCAGTGGAACGACCGTGGGAATGTTGAATTCTCAGCCAAGGTGTGGCGCTATACAGGTGAAAAGTGGTCCAGACAGAGTGAAGAATTGCCGCTTAACCGCGTCCTTGATTTAGCTATCCTGGTATGTCGTACCAGCCAGTATTTCCAATCTGCCTACAGATTCCCGAAATTCTATGACCCACAGAACCCTCAGATCGATAGGATCGGGATGCAGGGGGATGCCATGGATGTCAAAGTCTGCATGGATAACCCGTTTATTGATACCGATATCAAATTGCTTGGTGACTATATCGGACAAAACGGGGAAATGCTTGGTGAACGATTCAGCATTCTCTCTGCAATGCTCAAGGAAATGGGATATTGATGCAACTTGTTGCGAAAATGACCTTCACGTGGTAGGATTCGATAGAGGAGATTTATCATGTCAGACTATATGAATGGAACAGGTATCCAATATCATTTGCATATACAAAAAGGAGATGTCGGCCGTTATGTCATTCTTCCCGGGGATCCCAAAAGGGTACCGCTTATTGCAAAATACCTTGAAGATGCTCACCAAATTGCCGATAGCCGGGAATTTGTTACCTATACAGGTTTTTTGGATGGTCAGAAGGTTAGCGTAACCTCTACGGGTATCGGCGGGCCTTCGGCGTCCATCGCAATGGAAGAGCTTTTCGCCTGCGGTGCAGACACCTTTATACGCATGGGGACTTGCGGGGGTATCGCATTGCCGGTTATGGGCGGCGATGTTGTCATTGCAACTGGGGCCATCAGGATGGAAGGGACAAGCAGGGAATATGCGCCTATTGAATTTCCGGCAGTTGCTCATTTCGATGTAGTCACAGCCTTGGCTAAGGCTGCCAAGGAGCTAGGAAAGAAACACCATATTGGGGTTGTGCAGTGCAAAGATTCCTTCTATGGACAACATTCTCCCTCCATCATGCCTGTCTCCTACGAATTGGAGAATAAATGGGAAGCATGGAAAAGACTTGGCGTACTCGCCAGTGAAATGGAAAGCGCAGCGATGTTCGTGGTTGCTGCACGCCTTGGAGCTCGCTGCGGCAGTGAGTTTTTCGTAGTGGGAAACCAGGAACGTGAATTGCTCGGGATGGATAACCCGAAGCTCCATGATACCGAGGATGCAATTAAGGTAGCCATACAGGGTATCAGGAATCTGATTGCCATGGATACAGCAACCGAGGTATCTGCAAACTGAAAACCGCTGATTAAGGTACAAGCCAACTCAAGCCATCGCAAACACTGTCAGGGGATATTCTTCTGTCAGTGTTTTTTCTTGTCCCGTTGTTCCCTGGTTCTTTGCATCGATTATTTCCTTGAAAGAGGGGAGGTCGTTGAGAGGCGATATTTTTCCCAGGAGGCAAAAGCAGTCGCTTTTATGAAACGCCTCAAAGGTACCACAGAGTTCATAGTATTTTCCCTTGCCTGCAAGCCCCTCGGAAAGAATAGCATAGGCTACAAGCAATTCCTGTTTTCCCTCGATTTTCTGCACCGAAACAGGAATTCCTTTCCACAGGAAAGCTCTTTGCCCCTGCGGTAGCATAGCAAGGAATCTACACCTGTTAGGTTCAAGGGTATAGTCGAGCAAGGCCCCTCCTCTATTCTGGCATTGACTGGAAAAAGAAAGCAGCAGTGTTTTAGCTTGTTGTCGATTGTTATAGAATGGCTTATCGGAAGGAATGCATATCCAACAGTACATATTAGTGCCTCCATACGTAGTAGAAGGCTTTATATATACTTTGCTTCAAGAGAAATTATGGTGATATAGAAACCCTGAAGGCAAATAAAGAAGCTAAAACGAGGAAATCCATAAACGTTATTGCTAATTCTGGTACAAAACAATTCCCTTATCCTGCAATTCTTTCAGGGATTCCAAAAAAAGCAGGTGCAAAGGATAATTCCCTTCCTTGATTTTCCAAGGTTCGAGCGAAAACAACTCAAGGCCTATGTCTTCATACTCGCCTTGCAGTTCCTGATTGGGATACACCCCCAGATCAAGTTTGAATCGAATTGCCTGGATGTCATCTGAAATATCCAAGCTTTCCAATAGTAAAGATTTATCGCTATGGATATTGTAAATACGGATAATTCCTGAAACAGGCTTCGAAGACAATAAAATGTTTTTTGTATTATAGTCATGCATACTGTGCAGATTATAGAAAAATACATAGCTTTGGTATAGATTGTTTTTGGTATTCACTCTCTAATAACATGTTTGTTTTTTAAACAGGTATATTGTTTTTTCTCCAGGCGTTTAGGAATTTAATGTTTATTGCATAAATTTCCTTTATCAATTATCATGACCACACAACACAAGGTAGGAATTCAGATGGCTCAACAAATTCAAGATTTGGTTGCATCCATCCGT
The sequence above is a segment of the Sphaerochaeta pleomorpha str. Grapes genome. Coding sequences within it:
- a CDS encoding endonuclease MutS2, with the translated sequence MKEKSIKELGFPLVLKKIEGCALGNDGVKALQGFSFLTEKADLAERQGKVGAFCRLLGSPTIELPVSFDDISPVFDILDNPLRSLDGSLMYSVANYIESAKVLHTFCTSTLENNEQLPPIKDLLGDQIDPLLISLSMEIQAVLENSGQVKESHPAIRALKQKVEGAKQDRSRFSHEFITTNNALVQSDQGAFRDGRLVIPVRNDRRTEVKGFINSASTSGNTVFMEPYRLVEMNNAVVMAENQILVEIAKILSELNGKIKCRAYELRKLQKQVSFADALYAIARYAVLTQASATDLSSNKCNLLGARHPLLGSKAVPINVSLDDKVKAVVITGPNAGGKTVTIKTVGLLSLLNQFTGYIPALEGSSLPLFDDIYTDIGDEQSIEESLSTFSGHMKQVGFILQHMTDRSLIILDELGSGTDPVEGASLARATLEYCIEKAKLSFVTSHHGVLKQFAYAKDSVINASMEFDENSHHPTFRVINGIPGDSHALDTARAMNLPKEVVDKAQQYLGSEAIQIGEIIKGLERKKQDADLRERHIEERYTALQQQVRDIQLKELKLRQESLLLKEEQASQLARFMRDKRKELENLVADLRTGEITREKTKKVKAYVSSLEDKHALTESQIESEKGMIEPHRQAGHIQFKEQMDVLCGTAKREGRIIRRAAKDSWIVAIGTMKFTMKEQDLSLPKRDKKKVKVLYQSDAPMPKMVIDVRGMNLEETLAALDGQIESALVHGMTTFSVIHGFGDGILSRGIGDYLKKHPRVSDFRFALPEDGGMGKTYIML
- a CDS encoding GIY-YIG nuclease family protein; the protein is MDINKKKLIEQYKMRKPRMGCFALVCNPTGEKFIGAAKDLSIIENSLLFRLSVGALGQNPYLQTLYAKYGQDAFSLSILEDLPYDKEHPDKDYKSELNTLKELLIESNENAKELLI
- a CDS encoding DUF6530 family protein, encoding MNIPTSLKHKPVIVSDNYDNVDGQHAYDSDAKGLSVGLAQWNDRGNVEFSAKVWRYTGEKWSRQSEELPLNRVLDLAILVCRTSQYFQSAYRFPKFYDPQNPQIDRIGMQGDAMDVKVCMDNPFIDTDIKLLGDYIGQNGEMLGERFSILSAMLKEMGY
- the udp gene encoding uridine phosphorylase, giving the protein MSDYMNGTGIQYHLHIQKGDVGRYVILPGDPKRVPLIAKYLEDAHQIADSREFVTYTGFLDGQKVSVTSTGIGGPSASIAMEELFACGADTFIRMGTCGGIALPVMGGDVVIATGAIRMEGTSREYAPIEFPAVAHFDVVTALAKAAKELGKKHHIGVVQCKDSFYGQHSPSIMPVSYELENKWEAWKRLGVLASEMESAAMFVVAARLGARCGSEFFVVGNQERELLGMDNPKLHDTEDAIKVAIQGIRNLIAMDTATEVSAN